The Verrucomicrobiaceae bacterium DNA window CAGGTTTGGTGCTCTGTATGGCATGGATTCGCGGACCTGGCCGTAGAACGATGCTAATCTCGATCTTGGGAGCGATCGGTGCAGTGATGGTGATGATTTTCGCGATGGACTCGCTAAACTCACGACTTCACGAGGTCACTTTGAGCAAAGAGCAATATACCGAAGACTTGCGCCCCGTGCTGAATCGTCAATCGAAAGCAATTCTCAATGACTACCCGCTAATGGGTATTGGTTGGAATAATTTCGGCATCGCAAATAGCCGACCATTCGGCTTTAAATACAGCGAGGTGCTGGAGGAGTGGGATCGTGAACGCGGTTTCACCATCATTGACCAAAACTACTGGAGGAATCCTCTGACGGAGAGCCTCTACTGGCTCATTCTTTCTGAGAACGGATGGATCGGCTGGTGCTTTTTTATTCTGTTTGAAGCCACCACCCTTTGGTATGGCATTCGCGCTATTCGTTCTGGTGGGAAAAGCCTGATGGGTTACATCGCTTTCGGCATCTTCGTCTCCCTGGCGATCTGTTATCCGCATGGTTTGGTGGAGCGCATCTTGACGCAGACAAAGAACCTCTCGCACTGGCTTCTGCTGGCCGGAATGCTTTCGGGTATGGAGCTGAATCGCCGGGCGAAGGAGGCGTAGTGAGGCGATCTCGTGCCGAAAGCTGCTATTTTGCGGCAAAGCGCTTTTTCAGCTTGGCGCAGGGCTTTTCGATGAAGGTGTGCATCAGCCACGCGAGTGCTATTGAGAGGAAAAATGCCACAATGCCCTGCCACAGCTTTGAAGTGGACAGATGCGCATGAACGAGTGCGATGACTATCGAGTGAACCAGATAAAACGCATAGGAGAGCACGCCCAGTTGGCGCACCCAGGACCAATTGAGGAAACGAAACGGTAACCAGTCGGCATAACGAATCACCGCGATGAAAATCGGCATCAACGCTAGGCCTTGAATCGTGTAGCGCCAGGGTTCACGGAATACGACGTCACGCAGGACGAAGCTCAGGAGCAAGGTCATCACACTCAGCGGTAAGAGAAGCCACAAAATGAGCCGACGATGGCTGCTATCTGCATCAAGCGCTGGATTTCCGAATACGGCCAGAGCACAGCCAAAAAGCAGACCATCGAGGCGGGTATCGGTGCCGTGGCAGGTGCGGGGGTGGTGAGAGCTGCCACTGTGCGCATCTATGACATGCCAGCCATGCACCAGCAGCATTCGCCACGCGAGCACCAGGCCACAGAGGAACAAAAGTGCCACGAACTGATGTTTGCGATCTGGTAGTACACGGCGCAGTCCCAGATAAACGAGCGGGAATAGTAGATAGAAATGCTCTTCGACGGCCAACGACCACATCACCTCCGTGCCTGCGGGCTGTAGGCCGCCCTGAATCTCCCAGTAGTTGGAAACAAAGCCTGCCTGCGCTGCCATGGCTGCCCACGAGAATCCCCCATGGGTCCATGCATTCGCACTCAGAAGGGCGATGACGGCGAGCACGAGATAAAAGGGAGGGGAAATGCGCAGGGCTCGGCGCATGTAGAAATCACGCAGATGAACCGTCCCAGTGCGTTCACACTCCATCCGCATGAGTGTGGTGATGAGATACCCGCTAAGGAAGAAGAAAATGGTCACTCCAAACAGTCCCGGCACGATGTGCGAAAGCCCGGCATGACTGAGAAAGACGATGAATATCGCGACCGCTCGCAGACCGTCGAGTGAAGGGATGTGGAAGGGTTTCGTCATGGAAGAAACGAGGCTCTTCAGAGATGAGCTACTGCTGCCCCATCGGGCTGCCCCAGTCGGGTTTGGCTTCACGGCGACCGAGAAGCCAGTCATAGACTTGGGTGATTTGCTTCGCCTTAGCCTCCCAGGTGTAAAACTCGCTCACATGCTGCTGCGCTCGTTTACCAGCCTCGGCGAGGGTTTCCCGATCTGAAGAAACGGTGATCAATAGCTCGCGAAGTCGGCTCACGATGTCCTCACGCGTGCTCATGGGTAGCACAAAGCCAGTTCCGGGAGGCACGAGCTCGGGTGGGCCGCCATGATTCAGCACTACGGGCGGGATGCCGAGTGCCATGGCCTCCAAAACCGCCCCGCCGCCGAACTCGCGGATGCTAGGGAAGACGAAGAGATCACTTTGGCGCAGTCGTTCACCGAGCTTGGCATGATCGATCCAGCCGTCCATGCGCACAGCGCCCATGAGGCCGTCCTTTTCGATCATGCTCTGCAATCGAGCCCGCTCGGGTCCATCACCGATGATGTCGAGCGTGGCACCGCCTGTGCGCAGGAGCGGAGCTGCGGCCTCCAGCAGCATATCGACACCTTTCAGCGCTACCAGCCTTCCGACGAAAGAGAGGCGCAGTGGCTCATCAGGTGCCGAATGTGGTTCTGTGCGCGGTGTGAGTGGAAATTTCGCCAAGTCGATCGCATTCTCTGGAATGAAGACGCAGCGGTTCTGAGTCGATTTCGGCATCTCTTTGAAAGTGGTGCGCGACGCCGTCAAAATGGCGCTAGCACACTCGCGTGAAGATTTGAGGCCAGGAGTGAACTTATAGAGGCTGCGCAGCATGCCTGCGGCATCACGCTCATTGTGGCGAAGCTCTTTGAAGCCCTTTGGCCAAGGCACGCCGCCGTTTAGCGGGCCGAGCACGAATGGGATGCCGATTTTCTTCAGCTTTGGTGCGATCCAGCTCGGCGTCGTAGGCGAGAGCGGCAGCACGCGATGGACGATGTCGAATTCGCCCGCTTTGAGGCGTGGGCCGAAGGCCTTCCACAGTTTTCGCTCAAAGAAGGGATACACGAGGTTCGAGAGCATGGCATAGAGGCTCCAACTGAAGCTCCCTTTGCTGCTGAGTTTGTTCGTGAGGCTCCAAGAGAGGTGCTGGAGGCGGCGATTGTTGATGGCGGTGAAGTCTTTGCCCTCGATCAGTCCAGCGCGGAGAAAATCATCACGGTTTCGCCATTCGGTGACGATGTGAGCATCCACTTCTGCGGCGATGGCTCGCGTGCATGACCAGCCGACGAGCGCCGCGCTGGTGAGGGATGGATTAGCGGCCTCCGCGATGATGAGGACGCGGGTAGGCCTTGTGGCTTGGCTTTGATGCGCTCCTGCACGTTCGACTCTCTTGGGTAGCTGAGTGATTTCGTTCTCTGGCATGAAATGCCGAGCTACGGGCGAGAGAGCGCTGGCGTTCATGGGTTCGAGCCTCCGATGTTGATGTTCACACCAATGCCTGCGCCGCCAGGAGCCCCCGCGTTGGAGCCTTCATTGGCAGCGACGAGACGAGTAAACGTATTCACCGCATCACGAGCTAGGATACTGGGAGAGACGGAGCCTGGACCGGGCACATAAACGATGTCTCCAGGCTCCAGACGCACATTGGTGGTTTTGCCATTCATGATGTTGAGGGCATTCACCGTGGCGATTTTCGGATCGGTGAGCGAACCACGGATGATGGAGACATGCGTGAGATCAGCGCCGGGTGTGAGACCTAGGCCGCGTCCGATGGCCGCCAAGAGGTTCATATCGTTCATAAAGCCGACGGGTCGCGGTTCGGTCACGGCGCCGAGCACATACACTTCATTGGTGAGTGAGGATGGTAGATAAAGGTAATCGTTCGGCTCCAGATAGATGTTCTGCGACATATCGCCCTCGCGGATGAGCTTTTCGAAATCGACGGGCAGCGTGCGTCCACCACGAATCATGAAACTGTGCTTCAGATCCGCTAGTTCCTCGGTCGTGCCGGTGAAACGAGAGGTGAATAGCCCACCCGCCTGCGAGACGGCATCTAGCACACGCATGGGCTGCTTGATGGGATAGATGCCAGGGGCATTGAGTCGGCCGAGCACCCAGACTCGCTGGCTCATGGCCTCTCGCAGCGTCACGGCGACCTGGGGTTGCTTGTAATACTTCGTCAGCGCGGCTTCCATTTCGGTTTGAAGCTGCTGCGTGGTTTTTCCAGCCACGTCGATGCCGGGCAAGAGGTCGAAATAGACCTTTGCGTCCGGTGTGACGAAGGTCTCCGTGCGGGTGCCTGTTTCGCCCATGATTTCCATCTCCAACTTGTCACCTGGGCCCAGCGTGTAGGCATGGGTGGGCTTTTGCAGCCACTGTGGATTGATAGGTTCCTTGGCGACGGCGGATTCGAAATCGGGCGAAGCAACGGTCGCTGGAGAATCGCCGCGTGCATCAAAGCTCGGGCCTTTTTGGATGGCCGTGCAGGCGGTGAGGAAGAGGAGTGGAAGCAGTCGTTTCATGACGCGGGAGGTTCGGCGTCATGGGGTGGATCAACAATCCCCACAGGTGGGTGGTTGAGGATGGAGCTTGGCTATCCAAAGTCGCGAATCGTTCAGCCTTGATGCTCGAGATACTTGATCACAGCTTCAGTGCGGGAGCGCACATGGAGCTTGGAATAGACCGCCTTGAGGTAGTCACGCACAGTCTCGTAGCTGATACCGAGATCATAGCCCACCTCCTTTGGCACCATGCCCTGTGCCAGGCGCTCTAGGATCTGGCTTTCGCGTGGTGTGAGACCGGGAATCTCTTTCTTTTGGGGCGCAGCAGGCTCCTGGAAGGATTTGATGAGTAGTCGTGCAATGTCTGGACTGAGGGGGGAGCCACCTTCACTGGCTTGGCGGATGCCTGCGGCGATTTCGTTCGGTTTAGCCGTTTTGAGCAGGTAGCCGTTGGCACCCGCTCGGAGGGCGGCAAAGACCTTCTCGGGATCATCGTGGATCGTGAGGACGACAAAGGCGGTGTTTGCAAGGCGCGGCGAAAGCTGGCGAATGAGCTCCATTCCCGATACCTTTGGGAGCTCGAGATCGACGACGACGACGTGGGGCTTGCTTTCGATGATGGGTTTTACCGCTTCTTCGGCCGTTTCCCAGGCTCCGACGAACTCAAACCCATTCGCAGGCTTTTCGATGAGCTTTTTCATGAAGAGCCGAAGCGTCGCGTCGTCTTCCACGACGGCAATTCGTAGGGTCTTGAGGGCGGGGGGGGCGCTGGCGGGCTCGGACATGCCGGAAACTAACGGCATGGGTGGTCGTTTGGACAAGAGCTTTTTTAGTAGCCACCCTCCCCAGGCGTGAGGTGGCTCCCCTGGTCGTACATTCACGCACGGGGCCATTTACGGGAACTGGCCATGGGCACTCAAGGCCTCGAAAAGCCGGGTCAGTTGATTTGCGGCAGTAGCGGACTTTTGATGAAGGGGCCGACATTGGCACGGGTCCAACTGGAGACGGCACCTTGGAGAAAGGCGTTGATGGCGATGTTTACCAACTCCTCTGCACGTGCCCAGGGGCGGTCTGCCACATAGACGATGTCTTTCGGCTCCAGTCGGAAGCCTGTGCTTCGAGCGGTCAAAACATCGTTCATATCGACGACAAAGCGCTCCGGTTTCTCCAAAGAGCCGCGAATGACGAGAACGCGCTGCGTGTAGGCTTTTTGTGTGAAGCCGCCCGCTTGGGCGATGGCGCTGTGGACGCTGGTATGCGCCAGCAAGCCCTGTGTGCCCTGCATTCTCACATCACCGAGGACGTAGATTTCGTTGGAATTGGCAGAGGGGAAATAAACGTAGTCGCCCGGCTGAATGGCGGCATTTTGGGACATGTCGCCTTTGAGGAAGAGGGCCTCCATGTCCAAGGGGAGTCGCTGTTGCCCACGCATGACAAAGCTGCGGCCGAGATCGGCCAACTCAACGGTGTTTTGCTGGAAAAGGCCCGTTTCGAGTCCGCCCGCCTCCGCTACGACTTCGAGCAGCGACATGGGACGGTCCAGATTGATCGCACCTTTTTTCACGACTTTGCCGAGCACATATACTTTGCGGCTTTGAAAGGTGAAAGGCGTGACGACGACCTTTGCACTCTTGTAGTAGCGGCGGAGCTCGGTGGTCAGTTTAGCACGGAGCTCGTCCACACTGAGTCCAGCAGCCACGATGTCACGGGCTTGCAGATAAGTGAGCCGGCCGTCTGGCCCGATGGTCACAGCTTCGCGTTGGTGTCCTTCCATTCCGGGCATGTTGATGTTCACGGCATCACCGGGGCCGAGGGGGAGTGATTCCGCGTTCACGGCGCTGGCAGAGAGCAACAGCAGAGCGGCGAATCTGGCCAAGGCCATGGGTTTGAGCACCGGGGCGCGGTCAAGAACGGCGGCGACGAGGCGGCAACCCGTGTCTCGATACATGCGCAGGCTGTCTTTCACGCTTTGTACGCGATTGCTGCCGCTGGAGCCGATCCAGACGAGGTTGGGCAGCTTTTCAGCCAGTAGCAGTGCATCGGGCTGCTCGATAGAAGGCAAGGTCATGAGAATGACAATATCAGGAGCGCAGCGCCATTTGGAGAGCGCTGCACATAGCTGCCGGCATTGCTCAGGTGTGCATGTCCAGGACTCACCAGTGCTGATCGTAAACACTTCACTACGATGCTCGCGCAGAACGTTGGTGACGAGTTCTGGATCACTTAATGCATCATTTAGACTGATTGTGGCACTTTCAGCAGAAGGCACGATGGCGATGCTGCACAGGCCACGACGCACTGCGGCTGAGGCTAGGCGCAGTGTCATCTGGGCGGCAGTGTTTGCGTCACGATCATGAATGATGCCGCATACAGTGGCCTCGCCGCGTGTGGGAATGACGAGCATCGGCTGGAGGCGCGTCCAGGTGCGAAAAGCCCACGCAGCCTCGCTCTCGTGCAACTGGCGCTGATCCGCTGGCATAAGGCCGATAACTGGTACACCCGTGGCACGCTTTAGATCACCGCCACTGCGGATGCGGCCATCGAGCAGGTTGAGCACGATCAAGGAGAAGGCTACAAAGCCCGCTCCTGCGGCAAACCCTCCGAGAGTCACCAGGGCGAGTTTTTTGGTCGGGGGCACACTGATAATGTCCTGTGGACGATCCATGGCAAAGAGCTTGAAAAAGCCCTGTGCATTCTCTTCAAAAAGAATGGCCTCGCGCTGACGACTGGCGAGTAAGGCACGTGAAGACTCCAGCGTTTGGTGTTTGGATTTGATGCGGGCGTATTCCATGGCTTTCCGTGGAAGCTGTGCGAGTCGCTCATTCAAGCCATCGCGCACCGCATTGAGCTTGGAGAGTTGTTCCGTGATCACTTTCTTCTCTGAGCGCAGTCGTACCAGGTCGAGATAGAGGCTCTCTGCAACATTGCTCTCACCTGGCTTTGGTGGAGCATCGGCTCGTGGGCCAGCGGTGGCGACTTGCTGCTCCATGATCGCGAGTTTTTCACGGGCTTCGATCATCGTGGGATGCTCATCGGTGTAGCGTACGGCGAGTTCGGCTACTTCTCGGCGTGCAGCATCGAGTCGGGCGGCATTGGTGTCCACTTTGGCGAGCTCTTTCTCCACGCCTTGGATGCGTAGGTCGAGCGTCTCGTGGTCTAGCTTCAGCGTTTCATACTTGAGGGTAAAATTGCCGAGCTCGCCGAGCCAGGCGTCGAGTTGCTTGTCAGCGTCGATGAGCTGTTCACGGCGACCGTATTCGAGAAGTTCTTCGTTGGACTTCAAGAGGTCGCGATCCGTGCGCTCGATCTGCTGCTGCAAAAACTCACGCATTTCTGACGCTGAACCGCGCTGGAGTTCGCGGGAAAGCGACAAAACCTCTGAGGTATAGGCCTGAAGCATTTGCAGAGCGACGCCTGGGCTTTGATCATGGGTCATGCTGATGGAAACAATGTCGGTGTTACGCATCGGTGTGACGACGAGGCCTGCGCGGATGGCACTTTCTGGCACCAGGCCTTCGAGACGCTTACTAGCGGCTTCCATGATGGCATTGGAGTGCATGAGGGTCACGAAAGTGGGGATGGTGAAGTCCCGCGGTTTGAAGATTTCACCGGAATCAGATTGGCGGAAAGAGGAGGGAGACTCCTGCTTGATGATTTGTGCCTCGGCAGAGTGCAGTGTCTCGAAACGCGCCTTTCCAATCATGAACAGCGCAGCGCCCAAAAAACCACCGACGAGGAGCATCAGCCACCAGCGACGAACTAGGACGTCAATGAGGCGTAGTGGATAAAAGGGCAAATTGAAGGCCGAAGGATGCTCTTTTGATTCTGCCTCGAAATCGACGATTTCCGAGCTGCGCAGCTTGCGCGACGGAACGGCGACAGGAAGGGAAGATGGAAGAACGAGGTCGGACATGACGACGAATCATTCGCTTGAAGCGTAGCCGCTACAATCCCCCCAGGTGGGTGGCTGTATCTGGTCACAACTCGATGAATGGAGCTGAGGAGGGCGTCTCCAGGATCCAGTGGTCCGCTGGAAAAGACGACAACGAATAGAACTCGTTCGCATCTGTAAAAACCAAGTTACGAGCAATAGGCTGCCATCACTTGCGCAGCGTTCTCTGACCAATCGAAGCGTCGAGCGTTCTCCAATCCGGCGCGGACGAGTTCCGTGCGGCGCTCAGGATGGGTGGCGATGAGCTGCAAGGCTTCGGCGATTTCTGATACGTCCGTGGGATTCACGATTTGAGCGGCATTGCCAACGACTTCATTCAAGGAGCCGGAGATGGAACTGATGACCGGTGTGCCACAAGCCATCGCCTCGACTGGAGGTAGGCCGAAGCCTTCAAAAAGGGAAGGATAGGTCATGCACGAGGCGGCGCGGTAAAGTTCTGGCAAGGCACCATCTTC harbors:
- a CDS encoding acyltransferase, with the protein product MTKPFHIPSLDGLRAVAIFIVFLSHAGLSHIVPGLFGVTIFFFLSGYLITTLMRMECERTGTVHLRDFYMRRALRISPPFYLVLAVIALLSANAWTHGGFSWAAMAAQAGFVSNYWEIQGGLQPAGTEVMWSLAVEEHFYLLFPLVYLGLRRVLPDRKHQFVALLFLCGLVLAWRMLLVHGWHVIDAHSGSSHHPRTCHGTDTRLDGLLFGCALAVFGNPALDADSSHRRLILWLLLPLSVMTLLLSFVLRDVVFREPWRYTIQGLALMPIFIAVIRYADWLPFRFLNWSWVRQLGVLSYAFYLVHSIVIALVHAHLSTSKLWQGIVAFFLSIALAWLMHTFIEKPCAKLKKRFAAK
- a CDS encoding glycosyltransferase family 4 protein — encoded protein: MPENEITQLPKRVERAGAHQSQATRPTRVLIIAEAANPSLTSAALVGWSCTRAIAAEVDAHIVTEWRNRDDFLRAGLIEGKDFTAINNRRLQHLSWSLTNKLSSKGSFSWSLYAMLSNLVYPFFERKLWKAFGPRLKAGEFDIVHRVLPLSPTTPSWIAPKLKKIGIPFVLGPLNGGVPWPKGFKELRHNERDAAGMLRSLYKFTPGLKSSRECASAILTASRTTFKEMPKSTQNRCVFIPENAIDLAKFPLTPRTEPHSAPDEPLRLSFVGRLVALKGVDMLLEAAAPLLRTGGATLDIIGDGPERARLQSMIEKDGLMGAVRMDGWIDHAKLGERLRQSDLFVFPSIREFGGGAVLEAMALGIPPVVLNHGGPPELVPPGTGFVLPMSTREDIVSRLRELLITVSSDRETLAEAGKRAQQHVSEFYTWEAKAKQITQVYDWLLGRREAKPDWGSPMGQQ
- a CDS encoding polysaccharide biosynthesis/export family protein, translated to MKRLLPLLFLTACTAIQKGPSFDARGDSPATVASPDFESAVAKEPINPQWLQKPTHAYTLGPGDKLEMEIMGETGTRTETFVTPDAKVYFDLLPGIDVAGKTTQQLQTEMEAALTKYYKQPQVAVTLREAMSQRVWVLGRLNAPGIYPIKQPMRVLDAVSQAGGLFTSRFTGTTEELADLKHSFMIRGGRTLPVDFEKLIREGDMSQNIYLEPNDYLYLPSSLTNEVYVLGAVTEPRPVGFMNDMNLLAAIGRGLGLTPGADLTHVSIIRGSLTDPKIATVNALNIMNGKTTNVRLEPGDIVYVPGPGSVSPSILARDAVNTFTRLVAANEGSNAGAPGGAGIGVNINIGGSNP
- a CDS encoding response regulator transcription factor, giving the protein MSEPASAPPALKTLRIAVVEDDATLRLFMKKLIEKPANGFEFVGAWETAEEAVKPIIESKPHVVVVDLELPKVSGMELIRQLSPRLANTAFVVLTIHDDPEKVFAALRAGANGYLLKTAKPNEIAAGIRQASEGGSPLSPDIARLLIKSFQEPAAPQKKEIPGLTPRESQILERLAQGMVPKEVGYDLGISYETVRDYLKAVYSKLHVRSRTEAVIKYLEHQG
- a CDS encoding SLBB domain-containing protein — translated: MSDLVLPSSLPVAVPSRKLRSSEIVDFEAESKEHPSAFNLPFYPLRLIDVLVRRWWLMLLVGGFLGAALFMIGKARFETLHSAEAQIIKQESPSSFRQSDSGEIFKPRDFTIPTFVTLMHSNAIMEAASKRLEGLVPESAIRAGLVVTPMRNTDIVSISMTHDQSPGVALQMLQAYTSEVLSLSRELQRGSASEMREFLQQQIERTDRDLLKSNEELLEYGRREQLIDADKQLDAWLGELGNFTLKYETLKLDHETLDLRIQGVEKELAKVDTNAARLDAARREVAELAVRYTDEHPTMIEAREKLAIMEQQVATAGPRADAPPKPGESNVAESLYLDLVRLRSEKKVITEQLSKLNAVRDGLNERLAQLPRKAMEYARIKSKHQTLESSRALLASRQREAILFEENAQGFFKLFAMDRPQDIISVPPTKKLALVTLGGFAAGAGFVAFSLIVLNLLDGRIRSGGDLKRATGVPVIGLMPADQRQLHESEAAWAFRTWTRLQPMLVIPTRGEATVCGIIHDRDANTAAQMTLRLASAAVRRGLCSIAIVPSAESATISLNDALSDPELVTNVLREHRSEVFTISTGESWTCTPEQCRQLCAALSKWRCAPDIVILMTLPSIEQPDALLLAEKLPNLVWIGSSGSNRVQSVKDSLRMYRDTGCRLVAAVLDRAPVLKPMALARFAALLLLSASAVNAESLPLGPGDAVNINMPGMEGHQREAVTIGPDGRLTYLQARDIVAAGLSVDELRAKLTTELRRYYKSAKVVVTPFTFQSRKVYVLGKVVKKGAINLDRPMSLLEVVAEAGGLETGLFQQNTVELADLGRSFVMRGQQRLPLDMEALFLKGDMSQNAAIQPGDYVYFPSANSNEIYVLGDVRMQGTQGLLAHTSVHSAIAQAGGFTQKAYTQRVLVIRGSLEKPERFVVDMNDVLTARSTGFRLEPKDIVYVADRPWARAEELVNIAINAFLQGAVSSWTRANVGPFIKSPLLPQIN